In Oreochromis aureus strain Israel breed Guangdong linkage group 15, ZZ_aureus, whole genome shotgun sequence, a single genomic region encodes these proteins:
- the hsdl1 gene encoding inactive hydroxysteroid dehydrogenase-like protein 1 isoform X1, which produces MAAVDSFQFLYREISSSCNSYFETLALVGALYTASRAVILLSDCCTLVRVHFLPRLIPSKKLTQRYGDWAVVYGASEPVAKAYTEELARHAISIIFVTRDPSSVRDMAAYLSQNYGVETVVVSADFSLDQVTCKPIKEALRGKDIGFLVNCVDESLASPQSLIEVPEQHLLDLVNRNIAVTTLMTRLVLPGMVDRSRGAVVNISSGACCRPLLGRVTLTASTGYLDHLSRALHLEYSGKGIFIQSLIPFQIASSEQQPSSSSSSPSRREGWFVPKPEVYARHAISTLGVSNRTTGYWPHTLQYGLMRCIPEWIWVLGSRVLVSSS; this is translated from the exons ATGGCGGCGGTTGACAGCTTTCAGTTTTTGTACAGAGAAATTTCTAGTTCGTGCAACTCTTACTTTGAGACCCTGGCGCTGGTCGGTGCTCTGTACACGGCCAGCAGGGCAGTGATCCTGTTGAGCGACTGCTGCACGTTGGTTAGGGTGCATTTTCTGCCCAGATTGATCCCAAGTAAGAAGCTGACCCAGAGATATGGTGACTGGGCTGTCGTTTATG GTGCATCGGAGCCTGTAGCCAAAGCATACACAGAGGAGCTGGCCAGGCATGCCATCAGCATCATCTTTGTCACTCGGGACCCCTCCTCTGTTAGAGACATGGCTGCATACCTCTCCCAAAATTATGGAGTGGAAACTGTTGTGGTCTCAGCTGACTTCTCCCTGGACCAAGTGACCTGCAAGCCCATCAAAGAAGCATTGAGGGGTAAAGATATTGGCTTCCTGGTAAACTGTGTTGATGAATCTTTGGCTTCACCCCAGAGCCTGATCGAAGTGCCCGAACAGCACCTCTTGGATTTGGTGAATAGGAACATTGCAGTCACTACTCTGATGACCCGATTGGTTCTGCCGGGGATGGTGGATCGCAGCAGAGGTGCCGTGGTCAATATATCATCGGGTGCCTGCTGCAGACCTCTACTTGGAAGAGTGACGCTCACCGCCTCCACT GGATACCTGGATCATTTGTCAAGAGCTCTTCACCTTGAGTACAGCGGCAAAGGCATATTTATTCAGAGTCTGATCCCTTTCCAG ATAGCCTCAAGTGAGCAGcagccatcatcatcatcttcatcaccaTCACGAAGAGAAGGCTGGTTTGTACCAAAGCCAGAAGTTTATGCTCGCCATGCCATCTCCACTCTGGGAGTCTCAAACAGGACCACAGGATATTGGCCTCATACCCTGCAG tACGGATTGATGAGATGCATTCCAGAGTGGATCTGGGTTCTCGGATCACGAGTGCTCGTCAGCTCAAGCTAA
- the hsdl1 gene encoding inactive hydroxysteroid dehydrogenase-like protein 1 isoform X2 has product METSSVNCGALWETPIWYLHENRNLGASEPVAKAYTEELARHAISIIFVTRDPSSVRDMAAYLSQNYGVETVVVSADFSLDQVTCKPIKEALRGKDIGFLVNCVDESLASPQSLIEVPEQHLLDLVNRNIAVTTLMTRLVLPGMVDRSRGAVVNISSGACCRPLLGRVTLTASTGYLDHLSRALHLEYSGKGIFIQSLIPFQIASSEQQPSSSSSSPSRREGWFVPKPEVYARHAISTLGVSNRTTGYWPHTLQYGLMRCIPEWIWVLGSRVLVSSS; this is encoded by the exons GCATTGTGGGAGACCCCCATATGGTATCTCCACGAAAATCGGAATTTGG GTGCATCGGAGCCTGTAGCCAAAGCATACACAGAGGAGCTGGCCAGGCATGCCATCAGCATCATCTTTGTCACTCGGGACCCCTCCTCTGTTAGAGACATGGCTGCATACCTCTCCCAAAATTATGGAGTGGAAACTGTTGTGGTCTCAGCTGACTTCTCCCTGGACCAAGTGACCTGCAAGCCCATCAAAGAAGCATTGAGGGGTAAAGATATTGGCTTCCTGGTAAACTGTGTTGATGAATCTTTGGCTTCACCCCAGAGCCTGATCGAAGTGCCCGAACAGCACCTCTTGGATTTGGTGAATAGGAACATTGCAGTCACTACTCTGATGACCCGATTGGTTCTGCCGGGGATGGTGGATCGCAGCAGAGGTGCCGTGGTCAATATATCATCGGGTGCCTGCTGCAGACCTCTACTTGGAAGAGTGACGCTCACCGCCTCCACT GGATACCTGGATCATTTGTCAAGAGCTCTTCACCTTGAGTACAGCGGCAAAGGCATATTTATTCAGAGTCTGATCCCTTTCCAG ATAGCCTCAAGTGAGCAGcagccatcatcatcatcttcatcaccaTCACGAAGAGAAGGCTGGTTTGTACCAAAGCCAGAAGTTTATGCTCGCCATGCCATCTCCACTCTGGGAGTCTCAAACAGGACCACAGGATATTGGCCTCATACCCTGCAG tACGGATTGATGAGATGCATTCCAGAGTGGATCTGGGTTCTCGGATCACGAGTGCTCGTCAGCTCAAGCTAA
- the LOC116328678 gene encoding gap junction Cx32.7 protein-like — protein MGEWDLLGHLLDKVQSHSTVIGKVWLTVLFIFRIMVLQTGAEKVWGDEQSDFVCNTQQPGCENVCYDLAFPISHVRFWILQIIAIATPQLLYLGHVLHVIHVEKKMKERMKKQEELDDQTNLLLKRAYKVPKYTKSSGEISIRGRLLRSYVLHLLAKIALEILFIVGQYLLYGFSLQTRYVCTRFPCPHKVDCFLSRPTEKSVIIWFMLVAACVSLVLSLVELFYLCVKAVKECMARRQDYTVTPVTPPPSERKAFKNRDEMIQNYVNLELELQGRKLGVNGITGGVSEAPRNGSPENNNMGEIHI, from the exons ATGGGTGAATGGGATCTGCTGGGCCACTTGCTGGATAAAGTGCAGAGCCACTCCACCGTGATCGGCAAAGTGTGGCTCACGGTGCTCTTTATTTTCCGCATCATGGTCCTGCAAACTGGTGCTGAGAAG GTTTGGGGAGACGAACAGTCTGACTTTGTGTGCAACACTCAGCAACCCGGCTGTGAGAACGTCTGCTATGACCTGGCCTTCCCCATCTCTCATGTGCGCTTTTGGATTCTTCAGATTATTGCAATAGCGACTCCACAGCTGTTATATCTCGGTCACGTCCTTCATGTGATCCACGTTGAAAAGAAG ATGAAGGAAAGGATGAAGAAGCAGGAAGAGCTGGATGACCAAACCAATCTGCTCCTTAAGAGGGCCTATAAAGTTCCCAAGTACACCAAAAGCAGTGGCGAGATCAGCATCCGTGGCCGCCTCCTGCGCAGTTACGTCCTCCATCTCCTGGCCAAGATTGCCCTCGAGATTCTGTTTATCGTGGGTCAGTACCTTCTCTATGGTTTCTCCCTACAGACGCGCTATGTCTGCACCCGCTTCCCCTGCCCGCACAAGGTGGACTGTTTCCTGTCCAGGCCCACAGAGAAGTCGGTCATCATCTGGTTCATGCTGGTGGCGGCTTGTGTCTCCCTCGTCCTCAGCCTGGTGGAGCTGTTCTATCTGTGTGTGAAAGCTGTGAAGGAATGCATGGCAAGGAGACAGGACTACACTGTGACCCCGGTGACTCCTCCACCCTCAGAAAGGAAGGCTTTTAAAAACCGGGACGAGATGATTCAGAATTATGTCAACCTGGAGCTGGAGCTGCAAGGACGAAAGTTAGGGGTGAACGGCATCACAGGTGGAGTCAGTGAGGCTCCTAGAAATGGATCACCTGAGAACAACAACATGGGGGAGATCCACATCTGA